One window of Trinickia caryophylli genomic DNA carries:
- a CDS encoding MerR family transcriptional regulator, translating to MTATVEKVVLPPIPAKRYFTIGEVSELCGVKPHVLRYWEQEFTQLRPVKRRGNRRYYQHHEVLLIRRIRELLYEQGFTINGARNRLDARGDVVDAAEERQETQVLPVAAVQPGVTADVDVEQLRKELLAVVKLLRS from the coding sequence ATGACAGCGACGGTCGAGAAAGTCGTCTTGCCTCCGATTCCGGCAAAGCGCTACTTCACCATCGGTGAAGTGAGTGAGCTGTGCGGCGTCAAGCCCCATGTGCTGCGGTATTGGGAGCAAGAGTTCACGCAGTTGCGTCCGGTGAAGCGCCGCGGCAATCGCCGCTATTACCAGCATCACGAAGTGCTGCTGATCCGACGCATTCGCGAGTTGCTGTACGAGCAGGGGTTCACGATCAACGGCGCGCGCAATCGGCTCGACGCGCGCGGCGATGTGGTCGATGCGGCCGAGGAGCGGCAGGAAACGCAGGTTTTGCCGGTGGCTGCGGTGCAGCCTGGTGTCACGGCCGATGTGGACGTCGAGCAGCTGCGCAAAGAGCTTCTTGCCGTTGTGAAGCTTTTGCGGAGCTAG
- a CDS encoding B12-binding domain-containing radical SAM protein, which yields MDALFVNPDSSAKAYQGLAQVYSAIEPPTWALLLAQSCRAKGFGVGILDCDAERLTLEQSVRRIEDAKPRLAVFVLYGQNPNSGTTSMIGALALARALKEAAPEHKICFVGSHASALPMDVLSHPCVDLVLLNEGVYALHNLLRSNLDGDFPHIKGIGYKRRGPGGIAIPVLNPPQCVVPQERMDEDLPGYAWDLLPCKDKPLDLYRAHFWHARFDHAQRTPFAAIYTSLGCQFACDFCMINIVNRADNAEGISAADSRGMRFWSPEWVAREMRKLADLGVATLRISDEMFFLNRKYYVPVLQQAIDEEFGFNMWTYSRVDTVRKDALDLFKRAGVNWLALGIEAGNQTVRQEVSKGSFKEINIRDVCKTINDADIDIISNYIFGFPDDTAETMQQTLDLALELNTEMANMYPCQALPGSPMFHMAKQNGWALPDSYEGYAFLSYESQPLPTRHLSAAEVLRFRDEAWKTYFTRPAYLNLVERKFGLQQRQNVEAMASIPLKRKLLGD from the coding sequence ATGGACGCATTGTTTGTCAATCCGGATTCCTCGGCGAAGGCTTATCAGGGGCTGGCGCAGGTGTATTCGGCCATCGAGCCGCCCACCTGGGCGCTGTTGCTCGCCCAGTCCTGCCGCGCCAAGGGTTTCGGCGTCGGCATTCTCGATTGCGACGCCGAACGCCTGACGCTCGAACAATCGGTGCGCCGTATAGAGGACGCGAAGCCGAGGCTTGCCGTATTCGTCCTGTATGGACAGAACCCGAACTCCGGCACCACGAGCATGATCGGCGCGCTCGCGCTTGCCCGGGCGCTCAAGGAAGCGGCCCCGGAGCACAAGATCTGCTTTGTGGGCTCGCACGCGAGTGCGCTGCCGATGGACGTACTTTCGCACCCGTGCGTCGACCTCGTGTTGCTCAATGAGGGCGTGTATGCGTTGCACAACCTCTTGCGGAGCAATCTCGATGGCGATTTTCCGCATATCAAGGGCATCGGATACAAGAGGCGGGGCCCCGGAGGGATTGCCATACCTGTACTGAACCCGCCGCAATGCGTCGTGCCGCAGGAGCGGATGGATGAGGACCTGCCCGGCTATGCGTGGGATCTCTTGCCCTGCAAGGACAAGCCGCTCGATCTGTATCGCGCGCATTTCTGGCATGCGCGATTCGATCATGCGCAGCGTACGCCGTTTGCCGCGATCTACACTTCGCTGGGCTGCCAGTTCGCATGCGACTTCTGCATGATCAACATCGTCAACCGTGCGGACAACGCGGAGGGCATCAGCGCGGCCGATTCGCGCGGCATGCGCTTCTGGAGCCCGGAGTGGGTCGCACGAGAGATGCGCAAGCTTGCCGATCTGGGGGTGGCCACGCTGCGCATCAGCGACGAAATGTTCTTCCTCAATCGCAAGTATTACGTCCCTGTATTGCAGCAGGCGATCGACGAGGAATTCGGCTTCAACATGTGGACTTATTCGCGTGTCGACACCGTGCGCAAGGATGCGCTCGATCTGTTCAAGCGGGCAGGCGTGAACTGGCTCGCACTCGGTATCGAAGCGGGCAACCAGACGGTGCGTCAGGAGGTGTCGAAAGGCTCGTTCAAGGAGATCAACATCCGCGATGTCTGCAAGACCATCAACGATGCGGATATCGACATCATCAGCAACTATATCTTCGGCTTCCCGGACGACACGGCCGAGACGATGCAGCAGACGCTCGATCTCGCGCTCGAGCTCAACACCGAGATGGCCAACATGTACCCCTGTCAGGCCTTGCCCGGAAGCCCCATGTTTCACATGGCGAAGCAAAACGGCTGGGCCTTGCCGGACTCGTACGAGGGGTATGCCTTCCTCTCGTACGAGAGCCAGCCGTTGCCGACCAGGCACCTGAGCGCGGCGGAAGTTCTCCGGTTTCGCGACGAAGCGTGGAAGACGTATTTCACGCGGCCGGCCTATCTGAATCTCGTCGAGCGGAAGTTCGGCTTGCAGCAACGGCAGAACGTAGAAGCGATGGCGAGTATTCCTCTGAAGCGCAAACTGCTTGGCGATTGA
- a CDS encoding nitrilase-related carbon-nitrogen hydrolase yields MSDTNIQGPWIAAVIQGTPIPFDQRRTLAKVDGLVASAVSRNARLVVFPEAFVGGYPKGHAFGSYVGGRSDEGRDAYREYWEAAIDVPGPCVDELASIAARHGVHMVIGVIERDAGTLYCCVLYFGPAGEFLGKHRKLMPTGSERLIWGCGDGSTMPVLNTALGKLGAVICWENYMPMMRTAMYAKGVQLYCAPTADSRPTWVASMQHIAIEGRCYVFASNQFLRRGDFPDTYASLFGDDREAVVQAGGSCIVDPFGKILAGPAFGEEAILTAEVDLRNIARGKFDFDVTGHYSRPDIFRLTVDERRQVPVTVIPAVSQHQVDCEDSPK; encoded by the coding sequence ATGAGTGACACGAACATCCAGGGGCCGTGGATCGCGGCCGTCATCCAGGGAACGCCGATTCCTTTCGATCAGCGTCGAACGTTGGCAAAAGTCGACGGCCTGGTTGCCTCCGCTGTATCCCGAAACGCCAGACTGGTCGTTTTCCCGGAGGCATTCGTGGGCGGCTATCCCAAAGGGCACGCGTTTGGCTCGTATGTTGGAGGACGCAGCGACGAGGGAAGAGACGCCTATCGCGAGTATTGGGAAGCGGCGATCGACGTACCGGGGCCATGCGTGGACGAACTTGCCTCCATTGCGGCGCGCCACGGCGTCCATATGGTGATCGGCGTGATCGAACGCGACGCGGGCACGCTCTATTGTTGTGTGCTCTATTTCGGGCCGGCCGGGGAGTTTCTCGGCAAACACCGCAAGTTGATGCCGACGGGCTCGGAACGTTTGATCTGGGGTTGCGGTGACGGCTCGACCATGCCCGTTCTGAACACTGCGCTGGGAAAACTCGGCGCCGTGATCTGCTGGGAGAATTACATGCCGATGATGCGCACGGCCATGTATGCAAAGGGAGTCCAGCTTTACTGCGCGCCGACAGCCGATTCCCGGCCGACATGGGTCGCGTCGATGCAGCACATCGCCATCGAAGGTCGATGCTATGTGTTTGCCAGCAATCAGTTTCTTCGCCGAGGCGATTTCCCCGATACGTATGCGAGCCTGTTCGGAGACGATCGCGAAGCGGTGGTTCAGGCAGGGGGGAGCTGCATCGTCGACCCGTTTGGAAAGATTCTGGCGGGTCCGGCGTTCGGCGAAGAAGCCATTCTCACAGCGGAAGTGGATCTGCGGAATATCGCGCGCGGCAAGTTCGATTTCGACGTGACAGGTCATTACAGCCGCCCGGATATTTTTCGGCTCACCGTCGACGAGCGTCGTCAGGTGCCGGTGACCGTCATTCCTGCGGTGAGCCAACATCAAGTCGATTGTGAGGACTCGCCCAAATGA
- a CDS encoding IclR family transcriptional regulator, giving the protein MAGSEHALGVSQMAQSLDLPRATVYRLLRTLAQREWVIQDDKTYRLSFHLTGLFRDASAGAEAGLAERVTPLLHQLVNETGETAHFAVLDGDRVVYLAKVDSPHPIRMFSQVGWRGPLHATGVGKVLLASADAKFVSRICAEGLERFTPNTIVKKEPLQAELAQVRKQGYALDAEELIAGLTCVAVPVASGEQVRGAISVAGPTARLGNPQALAKILKAAAKTLPASL; this is encoded by the coding sequence ATGGCCGGTTCGGAGCATGCGCTTGGCGTGAGCCAAATGGCGCAGTCTCTCGATCTGCCGCGCGCGACGGTTTATCGGCTGCTCAGGACATTGGCCCAGCGGGAATGGGTCATTCAGGACGACAAGACATATCGCCTCAGCTTTCACCTGACGGGGCTTTTTCGTGACGCCAGCGCGGGGGCCGAAGCGGGGCTCGCCGAGCGGGTGACGCCGCTATTGCATCAGTTGGTGAATGAAACGGGGGAAACGGCTCACTTTGCCGTGCTCGACGGCGACCGGGTCGTCTATCTTGCGAAAGTCGATTCTCCGCATCCGATTCGGATGTTTTCCCAAGTCGGCTGGCGTGGCCCTCTTCACGCAACGGGCGTGGGCAAAGTGCTGCTCGCTTCGGCAGACGCGAAATTCGTTTCACGAATCTGCGCGGAGGGACTGGAACGGTTCACGCCCAATACGATCGTGAAGAAAGAGCCGCTCCAGGCAGAACTGGCGCAAGTCCGCAAGCAAGGATATGCGCTGGATGCCGAGGAGTTGATTGCCGGCCTGACTTGCGTTGCGGTGCCGGTAGCCAGCGGAGAACAGGTTCGCGGAGCGATATCCGTTGCCGGCCCAACAGCCCGACTTGGCAATCCCCAAGCATTGGCGAAGATACTGAAAGCAGCCGCAAAAACGTTGCCGGCGTCCTTGTAG
- a CDS encoding threonine/serine dehydratase codes for MITHEAIRMAAQRIAPYIRTTPVVRLEDGWFGVPGETFLKLESLQVTGSFKPRGAFNRLLSERLPAAGVIAASGGNHGIAIAYAAQKLGARAEIYVPSLATELKRKILTELGARVVVAGNNYVEALAASDARAAETGALNVHAFDHAATVAGQGTLAIELDAQVPDVDTVLVSVGGGGFIGGIAAWFGGRVKVVAVEPTQCPTLNRALLARMPVDVDTAGIAADSLGCRRIGDVPFSILLPTVRDTVLVSDEQIRGAQRALWENFRIAAEPGGATAFAALVSGVYARSPGEKIAVVICGGNADPASFA; via the coding sequence ATGATTACCCATGAAGCTATCCGTATGGCCGCGCAGCGCATCGCCCCGTACATTCGCACCACGCCTGTCGTTCGGCTGGAGGACGGGTGGTTCGGCGTTCCCGGCGAAACGTTTCTGAAGCTCGAGTCTCTTCAGGTCACCGGTTCGTTCAAGCCGCGCGGTGCGTTTAATCGCCTGCTTAGCGAGCGTCTTCCCGCAGCGGGCGTCATCGCGGCATCCGGTGGAAACCATGGGATCGCCATCGCTTATGCCGCGCAAAAACTCGGCGCACGCGCCGAGATCTATGTGCCGAGCCTTGCGACCGAGCTCAAACGCAAGATACTGACGGAGCTCGGTGCGCGGGTCGTCGTTGCCGGCAACAACTATGTCGAGGCGCTCGCGGCCAGCGACGCTCGGGCCGCCGAAACGGGCGCGCTGAACGTGCATGCGTTCGACCATGCGGCGACGGTCGCGGGGCAAGGCACCCTTGCGATCGAACTCGACGCGCAGGTGCCGGACGTCGACACCGTACTGGTGTCCGTGGGGGGCGGCGGCTTTATTGGCGGCATCGCGGCGTGGTTTGGCGGGCGGGTCAAGGTCGTAGCGGTCGAACCGACGCAATGTCCAACGTTGAATCGCGCGTTGCTGGCGCGCATGCCGGTCGACGTCGATACAGCAGGCATTGCCGCGGACTCTCTCGGGTGCCGGCGTATCGGTGACGTGCCGTTTTCGATTCTGCTTCCGACCGTACGCGACACCGTGCTGGTGTCCGACGAGCAGATTCGCGGCGCGCAGCGGGCGCTTTGGGAAAATTTCAGGATCGCGGCGGAGCCGGGCGGCGCAACCGCTTTTGCTGCGCTCGTTTCGGGCGTTTATGCCCGCTCGCCGGGCGAGAAAATAGCCGTGGTGATCTGCGGCGGCAATGCTGATCCAGCCTCGTTTGCGTAA
- a CDS encoding GHMP family kinase ATP-binding protein — MIITRTPFRISFLGGGTDYPAWFQEHGGAVVATTINKYCYISCRRLPPFFEHKHRVVYSRIENVVHNDEIQHPAVRAVLNWARVEDGLEIHHDGDLPARSGLGSSSSFTVGLVHALYGLRGRMVNKDELAKDAIFIEQQVMGEHVGSQDQISAAFGGFNRIEFHRQGSFEVVPVLMPPERRDELRSHLMLCFTGFSRLACEVAKSKIDNMKNRETELKRMREMVDEGIAILQDPRRSIDEFGTLLDASWRYKRRLSDRVSTPEIDRIYDAALTAGATGGKILGAGGGGFLLLFAKPERQAAIRERLKHLVHVPFDFEDSGSRVVVYQPNGL; from the coding sequence ATGATCATCACGCGCACGCCTTTCAGAATTTCGTTTCTCGGCGGAGGGACCGACTATCCCGCGTGGTTTCAGGAGCACGGCGGGGCGGTGGTGGCCACCACGATCAACAAGTACTGCTATATCAGTTGCCGTCGATTACCGCCGTTTTTCGAGCACAAGCACCGTGTCGTCTATTCGCGAATCGAGAATGTCGTGCACAACGACGAAATCCAGCACCCCGCCGTGCGCGCGGTGCTGAACTGGGCGAGGGTCGAGGACGGCCTCGAGATTCATCATGACGGCGATCTGCCCGCACGTTCCGGTCTGGGTTCCAGTTCGTCGTTCACGGTCGGCCTGGTTCATGCGCTTTACGGATTGCGCGGCCGCATGGTCAACAAGGACGAGTTGGCCAAGGATGCCATTTTCATCGAACAGCAGGTGATGGGCGAGCATGTCGGCTCGCAAGATCAGATCTCGGCCGCTTTTGGCGGTTTCAACCGTATCGAGTTCCATCGACAGGGCTCCTTCGAGGTCGTTCCGGTGCTGATGCCGCCGGAGCGCCGCGACGAACTGCGCAGTCATCTGATGCTCTGTTTCACCGGCTTTTCCCGGCTCGCGTGCGAGGTCGCGAAGTCGAAGATCGACAACATGAAGAACCGCGAGACCGAGCTCAAGCGCATGCGGGAGATGGTCGACGAAGGTATCGCCATCCTGCAGGACCCGCGGCGCTCGATAGACGAGTTCGGCACCTTGTTGGATGCGAGCTGGCGATACAAGCGCCGCCTCTCGGATCGCGTCTCCACACCCGAAATCGATCGTATCTACGATGCCGCACTCACGGCCGGTGCGACCGGCGGCAAGATTCTCGGCGCGGGCGGCGGCGGCTTCCTGTTGCTTTTTGCAAAGCCCGAGCGCCAGGCTGCCATTCGCGAGCGCCTCAAGCATCTGGTTCACGTGCCGTTCGACTTCGAGGACTCCGGCAGCCGAGTCGTCGTTTATCAACCCAATGGTCTGTAA
- a CDS encoding acyltransferase family protein, producing the protein MGLIRVFLALSVVVWHVHGAPQKLLNGAVAVLLFFVISGFYMAMVINEKYATRDNLRWVPGFYAARAWRLYPAYWVSFIVAVAWYRVTGNLDIFDFSTPGAPIKHIATIFSNLFILGQDVHQFLVRVLVEHAGPPALVARLGAHGGGILADYYMMVGQAWSLSSELWFYAIAPFIVTSRRRTLICLAIALALRFFLLTICGQRSGIWGMFFFPGAACMFLLGSAAYHLRKMLPRPEWHPWVGLVCLLAFFTWVIQLKSAEPIILASRADWSVDEPRFWVLYVLFALAVPFIFQFSKNSKIDRQLGDLSYPLYLIHGVIVGILLWWKVPFGAGYPSNLVIASLLCLLAAFALNKVIEAPAEALRTRLKRPLRARGGTGGELPSTPGTDAASS; encoded by the coding sequence ATGGGTCTGATACGCGTGTTTCTCGCTCTGTCAGTTGTCGTATGGCACGTGCACGGTGCCCCTCAAAAGCTCCTGAACGGCGCAGTGGCGGTACTACTGTTTTTCGTAATTTCCGGCTTCTACATGGCGATGGTCATCAACGAAAAGTATGCGACACGGGATAACTTGCGATGGGTACCCGGGTTTTACGCCGCCCGCGCCTGGCGGTTGTACCCTGCGTACTGGGTTTCGTTCATCGTGGCAGTCGCCTGGTATCGAGTAACAGGCAACCTCGATATCTTCGACTTCTCGACGCCGGGCGCACCGATCAAACATATCGCGACCATCTTTTCCAACTTATTCATTTTGGGCCAGGACGTTCACCAGTTTCTGGTCAGAGTGCTCGTAGAACACGCCGGGCCACCCGCGCTCGTCGCCCGGCTGGGTGCGCATGGCGGCGGGATATTGGCGGATTACTACATGATGGTCGGCCAGGCCTGGTCGCTTTCGAGCGAACTTTGGTTCTATGCCATCGCGCCTTTTATCGTGACTTCCCGCCGAAGGACGCTGATTTGCCTGGCGATCGCGCTTGCGCTGCGCTTTTTCCTGCTGACCATTTGCGGGCAGCGCAGCGGCATCTGGGGCATGTTCTTCTTCCCGGGCGCGGCGTGCATGTTTCTGCTCGGCAGTGCCGCTTACCATTTGCGCAAGATGCTGCCGCGACCGGAGTGGCATCCGTGGGTCGGCCTCGTATGTTTGCTCGCGTTCTTCACCTGGGTGATCCAACTCAAGTCGGCCGAGCCGATCATTCTGGCATCGCGCGCGGACTGGTCTGTCGACGAGCCTCGCTTCTGGGTGCTTTATGTGTTGTTCGCGCTGGCCGTGCCTTTCATTTTCCAGTTCTCGAAGAACTCGAAGATCGATCGGCAACTCGGCGACCTTTCGTATCCGCTCTATCTTATTCACGGTGTCATCGTGGGGATACTGCTGTGGTGGAAAGTGCCGTTCGGTGCCGGGTATCCGAGCAATCTAGTCATTGCCTCGTTGCTTTGCCTGCTGGCCGCCTTCGCGCTCAACAAAGTAATCGAAGCGCCGGCCGAGGCGTTGCGTACCCGGCTCAAGCGCCCGCTTCGAGCGCGCGGCGGTACGGGCGGCGAGCTTCCATCGACGCCCGGCACGGACGCCGCCAGTTCATGA